The Corynebacterium simulans genome contains a region encoding:
- a CDS encoding alpha,alpha-trehalose-phosphate synthase (UDP-forming): MSGHDNSFVVVANRLPVDLEIQPDGTRTWKASPGGLVTALSPVLEAEQGCWVGWPGITNDAPEPSHTENGVLLHPVKLTDVDYEGFYEGFSNATLWPLYHDLIVTPQYKREWWYSYREVNLRFAEEVAKVAAPNATVWVQDYQLQLLPGILRQLRPDLTIGFFLHIPFPSADLFLQLPWREEVVRGLMGADVIGFHLESNARNFLELATRLGLEVTGEVSTRDITAGIKVDGRTVGVGAFPISIKSSDMTRFSKAEDRDVAKLRAEFGGHHRVILGVDRLDYTKGILQRLKAFEELLESQALDPSEVTLVQIATPSRERIDHYRVTRSQVEEAVGRINGRFGQIGRPVVHYVHRAVDKDMLRKYYRLADVMLVTPFKDGMNLVAKEYVACHDDGRGALVLSEFAGAAAELKQANLCNPFDIESIKRALLSALKALDDSPDTMRQHMLDLHAQVVQHDVDVWSRAFLSALEKAAKNK, translated from the coding sequence ATGTCTGGCCACGACAATTCCTTCGTGGTGGTGGCCAACCGCCTCCCCGTGGATCTGGAGATCCAACCGGACGGCACCCGCACCTGGAAGGCCTCGCCTGGCGGCTTGGTTACTGCTTTGTCGCCAGTGCTGGAGGCCGAGCAAGGCTGCTGGGTGGGCTGGCCAGGCATCACAAACGACGCCCCGGAACCTTCCCACACCGAAAACGGTGTGCTGCTGCACCCGGTCAAGCTAACCGACGTGGATTATGAGGGCTTCTACGAAGGCTTTTCCAACGCCACCCTGTGGCCGCTCTACCACGACCTCATCGTCACCCCGCAGTACAAGCGCGAGTGGTGGTACTCCTATCGCGAGGTCAACCTGCGCTTTGCCGAGGAAGTAGCAAAGGTCGCAGCGCCCAACGCCACGGTGTGGGTACAGGACTATCAGCTGCAGCTGCTGCCAGGCATTCTGCGCCAACTACGCCCCGATCTCACCATCGGCTTCTTCCTGCATATTCCATTCCCTTCCGCAGATCTCTTCCTGCAACTGCCATGGCGCGAAGAGGTCGTCCGCGGGTTGATGGGCGCCGATGTCATCGGATTCCACCTCGAATCCAATGCCCGTAACTTCTTAGAGCTGGCCACTCGACTCGGCTTAGAGGTCACGGGCGAGGTCAGCACCCGCGACATCACTGCCGGCATCAAGGTCGATGGCCGCACCGTTGGCGTGGGCGCGTTCCCGATCTCCATCAAGTCCTCCGACATGACGCGGTTCAGTAAGGCGGAGGACCGCGACGTCGCCAAGCTGCGTGCGGAATTCGGCGGCCACCACCGCGTCATCTTGGGCGTCGATAGGCTGGACTACACCAAGGGAATCCTGCAGCGTCTCAAAGCTTTCGAGGAGCTGCTGGAGTCGCAGGCGCTGGATCCGAGCGAGGTTACGCTGGTACAAATTGCCACGCCTTCGCGCGAGCGCATCGACCATTACCGCGTGACCCGCTCGCAGGTCGAGGAAGCCGTAGGCCGCATCAATGGGCGCTTCGGCCAGATTGGGCGGCCAGTGGTCCACTACGTGCACCGCGCAGTGGACAAGGACATGCTACGCAAGTACTACCGGCTTGCCGACGTCATGCTGGTCACCCCCTTCAAAGACGGCATGAACCTGGTGGCCAAGGAGTATGTGGCCTGCCACGACGACGGCCGCGGTGCATTGGTGCTCTCCGAGTTTGCCGGCGCCGCCGCGGAGCTCAAGCAGGCCAACCTATGCAACCCTTTCGACATAGAGTCCATCAAACGCGCCCTGCTCAGCGCATTGAAGGCGCTTGATGATTCACCCGACACCATGCGCCAGCACATGCTCGACCTGCACGCACAGGTGGTCCAACACGACGTGGATGTATGGTCGCGCGCCTTTTTGAGCGCCCTAGAGAAAGCAGCGAAGAACAAGTGA